One Methylosinus sp. C49 DNA segment encodes these proteins:
- a CDS encoding outer membrane beta-barrel protein encodes MSTGAFAADLLLPPPPPIVEPPPPADFGGWYLRGDIGVGINQISDLRSTFSPTVTVIAPQFEQRSIGDSAFIGAGVGYQFNSWFRADVTGEYRTASNYRSTQSYTDIWTANCGFVGARCQDIYNAQHRAAVFLANGYVDLGTWWGITPYVGGGVGVAVNWLDNLTDYGPQTGGYGAARDSSRANFAWAVGAGLAYNVTPNFKVELGYRYLDMGKFQTNVIGCAAAGCAGERQYFDVSSHDIRLGFRYALMAPPPTLMAPPGPLVRKY; translated from the coding sequence ATGAGCACTGGCGCATTCGCCGCCGATCTGCTGCTGCCGCCGCCTCCGCCGATCGTGGAGCCGCCGCCGCCCGCCGATTTCGGCGGCTGGTATCTGCGCGGCGACATCGGCGTCGGCATCAATCAGATTTCCGATTTGCGCTCGACCTTCAGTCCGACCGTGACGGTGATCGCCCCGCAATTCGAGCAGCGTTCGATCGGCGACAGCGCCTTCATCGGCGCCGGCGTCGGCTATCAGTTCAACAGCTGGTTTCGCGCCGATGTGACCGGTGAATATCGCACCGCCTCCAATTATCGCTCGACGCAGAGCTACACCGACATCTGGACCGCCAATTGCGGATTTGTCGGCGCGCGCTGCCAGGATATCTACAATGCGCAGCATCGCGCGGCCGTCTTTCTCGCCAATGGCTATGTCGATCTCGGAACCTGGTGGGGCATAACGCCCTATGTCGGCGGCGGCGTCGGCGTCGCCGTGAACTGGCTCGACAATCTCACCGATTACGGCCCCCAGACCGGCGGCTATGGCGCCGCCCGGGATTCGAGCCGCGCCAATTTCGCCTGGGCCGTCGGCGCGGGCCTCGCCTACAATGTCACGCCCAATTTCAAGGTCGAGCTCGGCTATCGCTATCTCGACATGGGCAAGTTCCAGACCAATGTGATCGGCTGCGCAGCCGCCGGCTGCGCGGGCGAGCGCCAGTATTTCGACGTCTCCTCGCACGACATTCGTCTCGGCTTCCGCTACGCGTTGATGGCGCCGCCGCCGACGCTGATGGCGCCTCCCGGCCCGCTGGTCCGCAAATACTGA
- the xseA gene encoding exodeoxyribonuclease VII large subunit: MAKRPAKSPAPEGDDPAPPIAAGPNVPELSVSELANALKRTVEDRFGHVRVRGEITNYRGPHSSGHVYFSLKDQNARLDAVIWKMTFLRLRVKPQEGLEVVATGKISTFPGKSSYQIVIETLEPAGAGALMALLDERRKRLAAEGLFDAERKKPLPFLPLVVGVVTSPTGAVIRDILHRLLDRFPRRVLVWPVRVQGETCAAEVAAAIDGFNALPPGGPIPRPDVLIVARGGGSLEDLFGFNEEIVVRAAAASAIPLVSAIGHETDTTLIDFAADLRAPTPTGAAEKCVPVRAELVEHTATLARRLAGAERRLLDANRRQLASLQRVLPAGTQLLLAPAQRADRAGERLRGNLRRALDGRRLALSRVSHVLARHSPQAELARASERLKGLHARLRQGLAARLALSRREAEGAQRRLDHAEQRLRSAFIRILDERQARLDRLDQLRKTLGYEQVLARGFALVRDETGALLRQAADIAPGQRLDVQFSDGHVAAQADGDAPTPAAPPPRQKRGKDKNGGDQGSLF, from the coding sequence ATGGCCAAGCGTCCCGCCAAATCCCCCGCCCCCGAGGGCGACGATCCCGCCCCGCCGATCGCCGCCGGGCCGAATGTGCCGGAGCTGTCCGTCTCCGAACTCGCCAATGCGCTCAAGCGCACGGTGGAGGATCGCTTCGGCCATGTGCGCGTGCGCGGCGAGATCACCAATTATCGGGGGCCGCATTCCTCCGGCCATGTCTATTTCAGCCTCAAGGACCAGAACGCCCGCCTCGACGCCGTGATCTGGAAGATGACCTTCCTGCGCCTGCGCGTGAAGCCGCAGGAGGGGCTGGAAGTCGTCGCCACCGGCAAGATCAGCACATTTCCGGGCAAATCCTCCTATCAGATCGTCATCGAGACTCTGGAGCCGGCCGGCGCCGGCGCGCTGATGGCGCTGCTCGACGAGCGGCGCAAGCGCCTCGCCGCCGAGGGCCTCTTCGACGCCGAGCGCAAAAAGCCCCTGCCCTTTCTGCCGCTCGTCGTGGGCGTCGTCACCTCGCCGACCGGCGCGGTGATTCGCGATATTCTGCATCGGCTGCTGGATCGTTTCCCGCGCCGCGTGCTGGTGTGGCCGGTTCGCGTGCAGGGCGAGACTTGCGCCGCGGAAGTGGCCGCGGCGATCGACGGCTTCAACGCTCTGCCCCCCGGCGGCCCGATTCCGCGGCCGGATGTGCTGATCGTCGCGCGCGGCGGCGGCTCGCTCGAGGATTTGTTCGGCTTCAATGAAGAGATCGTGGTGCGCGCGGCGGCGGCGAGCGCCATTCCGCTGGTCTCTGCCATCGGCCATGAGACCGACACGACCCTCATCGATTTCGCCGCCGATCTGCGCGCCCCCACGCCCACGGGCGCCGCAGAAAAATGCGTGCCCGTGCGCGCCGAGCTGGTGGAGCATACGGCGACGCTCGCCCGCCGCCTCGCCGGGGCGGAGCGGCGGCTTCTCGACGCCAATCGGCGGCAGCTCGCCTCGCTGCAGCGCGTGCTGCCGGCTGGGACGCAATTGCTGCTCGCGCCCGCCCAGCGCGCCGATCGCGCCGGCGAGCGGCTGCGCGGCAATCTGCGCCGCGCGCTGGATGGCAGGCGGCTCGCGCTCTCCCGCGTCTCCCATGTGCTGGCCCGCCACTCGCCGCAGGCGGAGCTGGCGCGCGCCTCCGAGCGGCTGAAGGGCCTGCACGCGCGCCTGCGGCAGGGCCTCGCCGCCCGCCTCGCCCTCTCCCGCCGAGAGGCCGAGGGCGCGCAAAGGCGGCTCGACCACGCCGAGCAGCGGCTGCGCTCGGCCTTCATCCGCATATTGGACGAGCGGCAGGCGCGGCTCGACCGGCTCGATCAGCTGCGCAAGACGCTCGGCTATGAGCAGGTGCTGGCGCGCGGCTTCGCTCTGGTGCGCGACGAGACGGGCGCGCTGCTGCGGCAGGCGGCCGACATCGCGCCGGGACAAAGGCTGGATGTGCAATTTTCCGACGGCCATGTCGCCGCGCAGGCGGATGGGGACGCGCCGACTCCCGCCGCTCCACCTCCGCGGCAAAAGCGCGGAAAGGACAAGAATGGGGGCGATCAGGGGTCGCTGTTTTGA
- a CDS encoding DUF1629 domain-containing protein — translation MKRRTQLLPKYYDIDSDDAYGGYLFDLVNREHLQSDGNWLLAKPAWPDGYGNLPRHPWRFPNYLEKPRVLLEGKPGRALADLRNQDGFWFVSRAMKALLEQIDPHACEFRECETVFASGDAGPEYWLCSVTRFLFGKDVIDCGAIEGLTLRPAPNGFVDYVVYPRTKIRFKPETIGSAHLFRVVELGRSIFCDQSVKDACKTAGIKGVSFDKMGA, via the coding sequence ATGAAACGTCGAACGCAGCTTTTGCCGAAATATTATGATATCGACTCCGATGACGCTTATGGCGGATATCTCTTTGATCTCGTCAATCGTGAGCATCTTCAGAGCGACGGCAATTGGCTGCTCGCCAAGCCTGCCTGGCCGGATGGCTATGGAAACTTGCCGCGGCATCCCTGGCGATTCCCGAACTATCTCGAAAAGCCGCGCGTTCTTTTGGAAGGGAAGCCTGGACGAGCGTTGGCCGATTTACGGAACCAAGACGGATTTTGGTTCGTCTCGCGCGCGATGAAGGCTCTTTTGGAGCAGATAGATCCGCACGCCTGCGAATTTCGCGAATGCGAAACCGTCTTTGCGTCCGGCGACGCTGGTCCCGAATATTGGCTCTGCTCGGTGACGCGATTTCTCTTCGGCAAGGATGTGATCGATTGCGGAGCGATCGAGGGGTTGACGCTTCGACCGGCGCCGAACGGATTCGTCGATTATGTCGTCTATCCTCGGACAAAGATACGTTTCAAACCCGAAACCATAGGCTCGGCGCATCTGTTCCGCGTCGTCGAGTTGGGCAGAAGCATATTTTGTGATCAGTCCGTGAAAGACGCCTGCAAAACAGCGGGGATCAAAGGCGTGAGCTTCGACAAAATGGGCGCATAG
- a CDS encoding DUF2948 family protein, protein MLEQEARSMFKRSSSPQSDGLRLQAMDAEDLSCLSALLQDALVRVGDIAFLPEQRRFAFVGCRYDWAAAEQGKRERCHSGVHFDGVRRVRHLRIARDKPDAILDLLAVTFEPAAEPPGGVVTLVFAGGAAISLDVECVEARLQDLGPRWAAKACPSHELDEDGEGGS, encoded by the coding sequence ATGCTCGAACAGGAGGCCCGCTCCATGTTCAAGCGCTCTTCGTCGCCGCAGTCCGACGGTCTGAGGCTCCAGGCAATGGACGCCGAGGACCTGTCCTGCCTCTCCGCTCTGCTCCAGGACGCGCTGGTCCGGGTCGGGGACATCGCCTTCCTGCCCGAGCAGCGGCGTTTCGCCTTCGTCGGTTGCCGTTACGACTGGGCCGCCGCAGAGCAGGGCAAACGCGAGCGTTGTCACTCCGGCGTCCATTTCGACGGGGTGCGGCGGGTCCGCCATCTGCGGATCGCCCGTGACAAGCCCGACGCGATTTTGGACCTTCTGGCCGTCACTTTCGAGCCCGCCGCCGAGCCTCCCGGGGGCGTGGTGACGCTGGTTTTCGCCGGCGGAGCGGCGATTTCGCTCGATGTGGAATGCGTCGAGGCCCGCCTTCAGGACCTCGGACCGCGCTGGGCCGCGAAGGCCTGTCCGTCACATGAGCTTGACGAAGACGGCGAGGGAGGGTCATGA
- the hisD gene encoding histidinol dehydrogenase, which yields MTWRLDASAADFEERFTALLATKREAAQDVDDTVRGIIEDVAARGDEALIDYSKRFDHIDLAETGIALTKAEIDAAEAKVPKETLEALDLAHARIAAFHERQRPQDLRYKDEAGVELGWRWSALESVGLYVPGGTASYPSSVLMNAVPAKVAGVDRLVMVVPAPHGVIDPLVLAAAKRAGVDEVYRVGGAQAVAALAYGTKTIRPVAKIVGPGNAWVAAAKRRVFGLVGIDMIAGPSEILVLADKTANPDWVAIDLLAQAEHDESAQSILITDDPAFADAAAAAVERQLATLSRFEIASKSWRDYGAIIVTKSLADSIPLADRIAAEHLEIVSEDAEELAAKVRNAGAIFIGAYTPEAIGDYVGGSNHVLPTARSARFSSGLSVLDFVKRTSILKCDAASLKEIGPAAVALGDAERLQAHARSVAVRLDQRGA from the coding sequence ATGACTTGGCGATTGGATGCGTCGGCGGCGGATTTCGAGGAGCGCTTCACCGCGCTGCTGGCGACGAAGCGCGAGGCCGCCCAGGACGTCGACGACACGGTCCGCGGCATTATCGAGGATGTGGCCGCCCGCGGCGACGAGGCGCTGATCGATTATTCCAAGCGCTTCGACCATATCGACCTCGCCGAAACCGGCATCGCGCTGACGAAAGCCGAGATCGACGCCGCCGAGGCCAAGGTCCCGAAGGAGACGCTCGAGGCGCTCGACCTCGCCCACGCCCGTATCGCCGCCTTCCACGAGCGCCAGCGGCCGCAGGACCTGCGCTATAAGGACGAAGCCGGCGTCGAGCTCGGCTGGCGCTGGAGCGCGCTCGAATCCGTCGGCCTCTATGTGCCCGGCGGCACCGCCTCCTACCCCTCCTCCGTGCTGATGAACGCCGTGCCGGCCAAAGTGGCGGGCGTCGATCGGCTGGTGATGGTGGTCCCCGCCCCCCATGGGGTGATCGACCCGCTGGTGCTGGCCGCCGCCAAGCGCGCCGGCGTCGACGAGGTCTATCGCGTCGGCGGCGCGCAGGCCGTCGCCGCGCTGGCCTATGGCACCAAGACCATTCGCCCCGTCGCCAAGATCGTCGGCCCCGGCAACGCCTGGGTGGCGGCCGCCAAGCGCCGCGTCTTCGGCCTCGTCGGCATAGACATGATCGCCGGCCCCTCGGAAATTCTCGTGCTCGCCGATAAGACCGCCAATCCCGATTGGGTGGCGATCGACCTGCTCGCCCAGGCCGAGCACGACGAATCGGCGCAGTCGATCCTCATCACCGACGATCCTGCCTTCGCCGACGCGGCCGCCGCCGCCGTCGAGCGCCAGCTGGCGACGCTGTCGCGTTTCGAGATCGCCTCCAAGAGCTGGCGCGATTATGGCGCGATCATCGTGACCAAGAGCCTCGCCGATTCCATTCCGCTCGCCGACCGCATCGCCGCCGAGCATTTGGAGATCGTCTCGGAAGACGCCGAGGAATTGGCCGCCAAGGTGCGCAACGCCGGCGCGATCTTCATCGGCGCCTATACGCCGGAGGCGATCGGCGATTATGTCGGCGGCTCCAACCATGTGCTGCCGACGGCGCGCTCGGCGCGCTTCTCCTCCGGCCTCAGCGTGCTGGATTTCGTGAAGCGTACGTCGATCTTGAAGTGCGACGCCGCCTCGCTGAAGGAGATCGGCCCCGCCGCCGTCGCTCTCGGCGACGCCGAGCGGCTGCAGGCGCATGCGCGCTCTGTGGCCGTGCGCCTCGATCAGCGCGGGGCGTGA
- a CDS encoding UPF0262 family protein: MATSATKRLISVTLDEASIGRGTADQEHERAIAIYDLIEDNSFALEGHDGGPYALVIALHDAKLVFDVRDEAGATIVTHILSLTPFKRLLKDYFLVCETYYAAIRTATPSRIEAIDMGRRGLHNEGAALLAERLKGKIDCDSDTARRLFTLVTALHWKG, encoded by the coding sequence GTGGCGACGAGCGCGACCAAGCGGCTGATCTCCGTCACGCTCGATGAGGCATCCATCGGGCGCGGCACGGCCGATCAGGAGCATGAGCGCGCCATCGCCATCTATGATCTCATCGAGGACAACAGCTTCGCGCTGGAAGGGCATGACGGCGGGCCTTACGCCCTCGTCATCGCCCTGCATGACGCCAAGCTCGTCTTCGACGTCCGCGACGAGGCCGGCGCCACCATCGTCACGCATATTTTGTCGCTGACGCCGTTCAAGCGCCTGCTGAAAGACTATTTTCTCGTTTGCGAGACCTATTACGCCGCGATCCGCACCGCGACGCCGAGCCGGATCGAGGCGATCGACATGGGCCGGCGCGGGCTGCACAATGAAGGCGCGGCCCTGCTCGCCGAACGGCTGAAGGGCAAGATCGACTGCGACTCGGACACTGCGCGCCGCCTCTTCACGCTGGTCACGGCCCTGCATTGGAAGGGCTGA
- a CDS encoding arsenate reductase ArsC, with product MPEGGGPVSRPSAVLFACTQNAVRSPMAEALGRHYFGREIYFASAGLKRGESDPFAIAVMDELGVDISRHKPHTFEDLEDSNFDLIVTLSPESHHKALEFTRTMAVDVVYWPTLDATATSGSRETILESYRAVRDSLAKRILKLLSVEHGSD from the coding sequence ATGCCGGAGGGAGGCGGACCCGTATCGCGGCCGAGCGCCGTGCTGTTCGCCTGCACGCAGAACGCCGTGCGCTCGCCCATGGCGGAAGCGCTGGGGCGGCATTATTTCGGCCGCGAGATCTATTTCGCCTCCGCCGGCCTGAAGCGCGGCGAGAGCGACCCTTTCGCCATCGCCGTGATGGACGAGCTCGGCGTCGATATCTCCCGCCACAAGCCGCACACTTTCGAGGATTTGGAGGATTCCAACTTCGATCTGATCGTCACTCTATCGCCGGAATCGCATCACAAGGCGCTGGAGTTCACGCGCACCATGGCGGTCGACGTCGTCTATTGGCCGACGCTCGACGCCACCGCGACCAGCGGCTCGCGCGAGACGATTTTGGAGTCTTATCGCGCCGTGCGGGATTCGCTGGCCAAGCGCATTTTGAAGCTGCTGTCGGTGGAGCATGGATCGGATTGA
- a CDS encoding MAPEG family protein: MTNAISPELYWTVLTAGLASVLWIPYILQRILELGPIATFSDPRHEVATKAPWAQRAKNAHTNMIENLVVFAVLALTIQIVGGGTSATALAALLFFASRAAHYVVYTLGLPWLRTPMFLIGFFCQLTLLFAILARG; the protein is encoded by the coding sequence ATGACCAACGCAATTTCTCCCGAGCTCTATTGGACCGTGCTGACCGCCGGCCTCGCCTCTGTCTTGTGGATTCCCTATATTCTGCAGCGCATTCTGGAGCTGGGGCCGATCGCGACCTTCAGCGATCCTCGGCATGAAGTGGCGACGAAGGCGCCATGGGCGCAGCGCGCCAAAAACGCCCATACGAATATGATCGAAAATCTCGTCGTCTTCGCCGTGCTGGCGCTGACGATTCAGATCGTCGGTGGCGGCACTTCCGCGACGGCGCTCGCTGCGCTCTTGTTCTTCGCCTCGCGCGCGGCGCATTATGTCGTCTACACGCTCGGCCTGCCGTGGCTGCGCACGCCGATGTTCCTCATCGGCTTCTTCTGTCAGCTCACGCTGCTCTTCGCTATTCTGGCGCGTGGGTGA
- a CDS encoding amidase: MSGSSSALTHSLDVSASAQGPLSGARFVVKENIDVEGLVSANGQPTWAATHAPAAINAPVVDRLLACGARLVGKAHMDEMAYSLLGANAHYGTPKNPAAPDRHPGGSSSGSAAAVAAGLADFALGTDTAGSCRAPAAFCGIYGFRSSHGAISVNGVVPLAASLDVIGWFARDIDLMARVGDALLPRDLTQGAFDEAVFLDEAFAQCDAETAAAMAPARAIIAQGFSERDAALGEEFWAESLRHFRSLQAYEAWGAHGAWIAAEHPQFGPGIAERFDMASRVTTAAKAEADAFRRDARARVAEMFGENSLIIVPTTPFASPWLDESEEALDAKRYRMFRTFLFASFFGLPQISVPLSRPAGAPPLAISLIGPRWSDRRLIAAARGLVELL, from the coding sequence ATGTCGGGCTCTTCGTCCGCTCTGACGCATTCGCTCGATGTTTCGGCGTCCGCGCAGGGGCCGCTTTCGGGCGCGCGCTTCGTCGTCAAGGAGAACATAGACGTCGAGGGCCTCGTCTCCGCCAATGGCCAGCCGACATGGGCGGCGACTCATGCGCCGGCCGCCATCAACGCGCCCGTCGTGGATCGGCTGCTCGCTTGCGGCGCGCGGCTGGTCGGCAAGGCGCATATGGACGAGATGGCCTATAGCCTGCTCGGCGCCAACGCCCATTACGGAACGCCAAAAAATCCCGCCGCGCCGGATCGTCATCCGGGCGGCTCCTCCTCCGGCTCGGCGGCGGCTGTCGCGGCGGGCCTCGCCGATTTCGCGCTGGGCACGGATACGGCCGGCTCCTGCCGCGCGCCGGCGGCCTTTTGCGGAATTTACGGATTTCGCTCCTCGCATGGCGCAATTTCGGTGAATGGCGTCGTTCCGCTCGCCGCCTCGCTCGATGTCATCGGCTGGTTCGCGCGCGATATCGATCTCATGGCGCGGGTCGGCGATGCGCTGCTGCCGCGCGATCTCACGCAAGGCGCATTCGACGAGGCCGTCTTCCTCGATGAGGCTTTCGCGCAATGCGACGCCGAGACCGCCGCCGCCATGGCGCCGGCGCGCGCCATCATCGCGCAAGGATTTTCCGAGCGAGACGCGGCGCTTGGCGAAGAGTTCTGGGCCGAGTCGCTGCGTCACTTCCGCAGTCTCCAGGCCTATGAGGCGTGGGGCGCGCATGGCGCCTGGATCGCGGCGGAACATCCGCAATTCGGCCCCGGCATTGCAGAGCGCTTCGACATGGCGTCGAGAGTGACGACCGCCGCCAAAGCCGAGGCGGACGCTTTTCGGCGCGATGCGCGCGCGCGCGTCGCCGAGATGTTCGGCGAGAACAGCCTCATCATCGTTCCGACGACGCCTTTCGCCTCGCCGTGGCTGGACGAAAGCGAGGAAGCGCTCGACGCCAAGCGCTATCGGATGTTCCGTACCTTTCTCTTCGCCAGCTTCTTCGGCCTGCCGCAGATCAGCGTTCCGCTTTCGCGGCCCGCGGGCGCGCCGCCGCTCGCGATTTCGCTGATCGGCCCGCGCTGGTCTGACCGTCGGCTGATCGCCGCGGCGCGGGGGCTTGTCGAGCTTCTGTAG
- a CDS encoding aquaporin encodes MKKYVAEAIGAGALVLLGCGSVTLGELGGVLSSTQGIGPLAVLPIAFAFGLTVTAFAYGIGPVSGCHINPAVSIGVWSAGRLSTLNLIGYIIAQCLGAIAGAAILYAILKGREGGYDVAVAGLGQNGWSNISTTSAFLAEFVGTFLFLVVILGATSTNGGTASAGVAIGLALVVIHIALIRVTGTSVNPARSLGPAVFVGGKALEQLWLFFAAPLLGGLAAGLLFRWRSLEP; translated from the coding sequence ATGAAGAAATATGTCGCCGAGGCGATCGGCGCAGGCGCTCTGGTGCTGCTCGGATGCGGCTCGGTGACGCTCGGCGAGCTCGGCGGCGTGCTGAGCTCGACGCAAGGGATCGGCCCGCTCGCCGTGCTGCCCATCGCCTTCGCCTTCGGCCTCACCGTGACGGCCTTCGCTTATGGCATAGGTCCGGTCTCGGGCTGCCACATCAATCCGGCGGTCTCGATCGGCGTCTGGTCCGCGGGGCGGCTCTCGACGCTCAATCTGATCGGCTACATCATCGCGCAATGTCTCGGCGCCATCGCAGGCGCTGCGATCCTCTACGCGATATTGAAAGGCCGCGAAGGCGGATATGACGTCGCCGTCGCCGGCCTCGGCCAGAATGGCTGGAGCAATATTTCGACGACCTCGGCCTTTCTGGCGGAATTCGTCGGCACATTCCTGTTTCTGGTCGTCATCCTCGGCGCGACCTCGACCAATGGCGGCACCGCCTCGGCGGGCGTGGCCATCGGCCTCGCGCTCGTCGTCATCCATATCGCGCTCATTCGCGTGACCGGCACCTCCGTCAATCCGGCGCGCTCGCTCGGCCCGGCGGTGTTCGTCGGCGGCAAGGCGCTGGAGCAGCTCTGGCTGTTCTTCGCGGCGCCGCTGCTCGGCGGGCTGGCGGCCGGCCTGCTGTTCCGCTGGCGCAGCCTGGAGCCCTGA